ATAAACTGGGATCCCTCTGGCTAGGATTTGATTGGATTAGCTTCGGGAATCGTGTTTCCTTGATATTCCTCATTTCCGATACCAACTCTACCAAGCTGATGTTAAAGTTCTAATCTGATAACCGGGAATATGCGGATTCTGGGGCGCCTGGCACCTCCTTCTCCTGTAACGACCTGCTGCTCCAGCCATGATCGGTCCTTCTATCGGGAACAAACCTATTCGATGACTGAAACCCTTTGCTGTTAGGACCATCAGTTATTTCGTACGGTAGAAAACGACCTCTAGAGGACCGCCAATCCGCATCAAAGTCTCTTTTAAACTTGTCATGGTTTTGTTCACGACCCCGTCCCTTGGTTGATACCAAGGACCCAAGCTGATCGTCTTCTATCCTAATTTTTGACTTGCAACGATTATGGACATCCGGCCATGTGGTTGCATAAAACTCGAGGAGGATTTCCTTTAGCTTTTGGGAGGCATCAGAACTCAACAGATTTTGACCCTTTGTGAATGCCTCCGCTGCACACTCATCTGGAACCGCCGGCAACATCATCCTTTCTTTCTGGAACCGAAGCATAAATTCATGCAGCAGTTTGGATTTGCCCTgcgcaatcctgaatatgtcTTCCTTTTTGGCCTGAACCTTTCTCGCCCCGGCATGGGCTTTAATGAACGAGCCTACAAGCATCTCAAAAGAATCAATTAGATgctcaggtaaaagagaataccatgtcagGGACCCCTTTGTGAGGGTTTTACCAAACTTCTTTAACAAGACCGTCTCGATCCCATGTTTAGCCAAATCGTTTCCTTTCACAGTCGTGGTGTAGGTTGTGATGTGCTCCGACGGATCCGAAGTCCTATCGTATTTTGGTATGTTCGGCATCTTCAACCTCTTCAGAATTAGCTCTGGTGTTGTGCTCGGCTTAAACGGCAATTGCGTTTACTTTTTCGAATTTGGACCCTTTAGTACTAGTGGTGCTCCCGGAATCTAATCACCCATTGTTATTCCCAGATCCATTACCGGCCCCTCCAGCTTCGTCGAAACCGACTTCACCCCTTGGGGTATTTTTATCGACCCTCTAAGCCGTTTGATTTGCTGGAACACTGGGAAAAATCGAGCCCCTTCCGTTTGCGTTATTGGAGATGCCTGATAATGCTTGTTTTAACTCCGTCATCACCCGATCCTGCCTTGAGCGGTGATTCATGATTGCTTTGTGCTGCTCCCTCAGGAGTTTGACCGTTTCTACGGCGTGTTCCTTCTCTACATCATTAGGGGTTGGCTCCCGCACATGCCGAGGATATTGTCCATCTCGAACCGAGGTCGTCCCTTCCCTTTCATTGCGAGTCTCACTGGTTGAGTCATTACGTTGGGGCAATTCTTCGCGTGCCTCAACGTTGTGTGTGTTGTTGACATCATTAGCTGCCATACCTAGTTTTTACTAAGGAAAGAACCAAGACTAGTTAGTAATAGACGAATAAATCAAACCAGCTGTGAAACTGTCTatgccccatggtgggcgccaaactgtttacccgcaAAATGGTATAGTTaaatttgttacgtggtttatagacaagcgaattgatttgatccaaaaatgataaagatATAGgattaaaattgagatttaacaattgaaattgaaaaagataaCAAGCCTGGCTCCGAACTCAGCGTCTCCGAGAGCACAAGTGAAAATAACGACAAAGTGAAAATAAAGTTGttgaattgagagcaaaaataGTGAAATAGAGCTTTTGCGTGCATAAAATTACATGTCCTTACATTAGTTGTTGATCCGACCATTTATAGCTTtacctagggaaacaagatcctaggatcaaactCCTATTAAATGATAATGAAAGAGTCATTGATAAACATGTAACGGCAGGCCTTGAATTCAAATATTCTTCACAACGGTCGCTCTTTTAATGTTGGTGAATATTCCCTCATTGAATGCTATCCGACGATAGACCTTTGAACTTCTACCGTCGGCTACATTCCCTTCGAAATTTATCCGGTAGCGGCCACACTCGTTGTATCCAGCATTGGTTGTTCCTCGATTCGTTTTGCCTATCTTCGGTTTCACGTGTCATGTTACTATTCGACCATCTGTTATAAACCAATTTTACCCCGTACACATGATATGAAAATATTAACCCAACAAGAGATCAAATATTACAAATTCTATTCCATGATTATCTTTCTTAATAATTCACACTAGACGACCCCTAATGTATAAGGTAAATACAATTGCAGAATATAGATTCATTACCTTAGCGGGATAACAAACACGCCAACATCAGAATATCACTATATGGTTTAGTAAGCAAGAAAGATTGACAGTTGGTTTGTCCAAATTTATCTTGTTGAATATGATTTTCCAAAAGTGAAAAAAAGACATGATTCTCCAAAATATTTTATTCCCTTTACATGGGCCACCATAATATTGAAATTAATTtcaagaacaaaaaagaaaaagaaaactgcaCTTCGCCCAAAATCTCTTGAATATAAGGGTACTGACTTCTCTTCGTACAATGATTCTTAAAGCTGTAAATATGCATCTCCGTCTATATATATATGCCAGTTTTCGGCCACGATTGTACGAAGCCCCACCGACTCAACAACTACAAAAGAAAACACAGTTCCAGAATTCAGAGATGAGTGTTGAGTGgtctttttattgatatttcgacTTCTCCATATAAAAGAAAGAGCCTCAAGCATTCAAACATAAAAAAAACCGTAAACATCCCTCACATTTCTTCCCCTGCTCCATGAACAGTAGCTCATAACAAGATTAACTCCTTTTACCATTGCTATGGACTCTGTAAATATTCTACTTCTTCTCCTTATGTTTTGTACTTTCATGCAATCAGTTCCTTGTTTGTCTACAAAGCAGTTACAACAGTCAGTTATTCTGCCCCTCAGAGCCAAGAAAATATCATCCTGCTCCATCCCAAAACCACCTAATAAAGTTGCTTTCCACCATAATGTTTCCCTTACagtctctctatctgtcggatcGCCTCTACAACAAGTTACCATGGTCCTCGATACAGGGAGTGAACTTTCTTGGCTTCATTGCAAGAAGACTCCAAGCACACCCTCCACGTTCAACCCCCTAATTTCTTCTTCCTACTCTGCCATCCCCTGTTTGTCCACCATATGCAGGACAAAAACCCGGGATTTCACGGTACCCGTTTCTTGCGACCCGAATAAGCTCTGCCATGCTACGCTATCCTATGCCGATGCTTCTTCGGTTGAAGGTAATCTTGCTGCGGAGACTTTCCATATCGACAATTCGAATTTACCCGGGATGGTGTTCGGGTGCATGGATGCGGGTTCAAGTTCAAACCTGGATGAAGACTCCAAGACTACCGGGTTGATAGGAATGAACCGTGGAGCTTTGTCTTTTGTTTCCCAAATGGATTATCCGAAATTCTCTTACTGTATTTCGGGTCGTGACTCTAACGGTGTTCTCCTATTTGGAGAAGCAAATTTCCCATGGCTCAGACCCCGGAAATACACTCCGTTGGTTCAAATGTCAACTCCGTTACCCTATTTTGACCGGGTGGCTTATACAGTCCAGTTGGAAGGTATCAAAGTTGCGGGTACGGTTTTACACTTGCCCAAATCCGTTTTCGTACCGGATCATACCGGAGCGGGTCAAACCATGGTTGACTCAGGTACCCAATTCACTTTCCTACTTGGCCCGGCTTACACAGCATTGAAAAATGAGTACATGAAGCAAACCAAAGGTATGTTAAGAAGCTTGAACGACCCAAATTTCGTGTTCCAAGGGGCAATGGACTTGTGTTACCTAGGGGAGTCGACTCGTACGAATTTACCCCCATTGCCAGCAGTAACTTTGATGTTTCGAGGTGTTGAAATGAGCGTCACTGGGGAAAAACTACTCCATAAATTAGTAGGGGTAACAAGAGGTAGGAATCAAGTTTACTGTTTTACCTTTGGAAATTCGGACTTACTAGGGATAGAGGCCTCTATCATTGGACATCATCACCAGCAAAATTTCTGGATGGAATTTGATTTGGCAAACTCTAGAGTTGGATTAGCTGAAGTTAGTTGCGAATTGGCAAGTCAAAAATTAGGACTAGAGTTTTAATTAATCTTATTTTTTATGGAGTCTAGCTAGCTTGGTGAACCATACTTTTTTATATCTATGTCTCTTACTAGTTAAATTTTCAATTTGTATTTGTAAATATGCAAGCGTGGTAGGACTATGTATAACCAACGGTTTAGCTGTTTCCCGGATGGGCCATTGAGTGGTCATGGCAAGTTTGTTCTTTTGTTTGATGGAAGAAAGCACAGCCAAAGCTGTGAAAATTGGGAAGTGTGAAAAGATTTTTATCTTCTCAATTTGTGGGCACCATTACGTTTATAGTACCAGTAATATTCTACTAACTTTTCTTTGGCTTCTTCTCGTGCAGCA
The sequence above is drawn from the Nicotiana tabacum cultivar K326 chromosome 13, ASM71507v2, whole genome shotgun sequence genome and encodes:
- the LOC107826084 gene encoding aspartic proteinase PCS1-like, which gives rise to MDSVNILLLLLMFCTFMQSVPCLSTKQLQQSVILPLRAKKISSCSIPKPPNKVAFHHNVSLTVSLSVGSPLQQVTMVLDTGSELSWLHCKKTPSTPSTFNPLISSSYSAIPCLSTICRTKTRDFTVPVSCDPNKLCHATLSYADASSVEGNLAAETFHIDNSNLPGMVFGCMDAGSSSNLDEDSKTTGLIGMNRGALSFVSQMDYPKFSYCISGRDSNGVLLFGEANFPWLRPRKYTPLVQMSTPLPYFDRVAYTVQLEGIKVAGTVLHLPKSVFVPDHTGAGQTMVDSGTQFTFLLGPAYTALKNEYMKQTKGMLRSLNDPNFVFQGAMDLCYLGESTRTNLPPLPAVTLMFRGVEMSVTGEKLLHKLVGVTRGRNQVYCFTFGNSDLLGIEASIIGHHHQQNFWMEFDLANSRVGLAEVSCELASQKLGLEF